The genomic region TCCTCGCAGGAATCTATGCAATGAGTAATTGGACAAGCATGCGCCAACGCGTGTATTTCCAAAATTGGAAACGCATTGGAAAGCGCGCAGGCAAGCACATATTGTCAGTTTCTTTGTCCGCGACTTCTGTGCATGGTACACAGAAGTTGCGGACAAAGAAATCATATCCTGGATTGAGGCATTACGGCTGAGCCGCGTCAGTTTCTTAGGAGCACGAGGAGCGCGAGCCAGTACGAACAGGGTGGCGGCCGGATGTATTTTCGGCATAGCACGAAGAGAAACTGGGTTGTGGGCGCTCCCTGCGTTAGCCGGCGTCATCCGAAGGACGCTGGGAATCAGGCGTCGTGTGGTCAAGAAGGTTACAGGAGCCGATTTTTTATTTGGGACAATAGGGTTCGCTATAATCGCATAATGGCCGGCATTGAAGAAGGAAAATGCAAATGGAATATGTTTTCATGGCCCGTACCGGTTTGCGCGTGTCGCGTGTATGCCTGGGCACGATGACGTTTGGAAAAGAAGCGGACGAAGAAGTTTCACGCGCCATCATGGATCACGCGTGGGATCTGGGCGTCAATTTCTTCGACACGGCGAACATTTACAACAAGGGGTTGACCGAGGAAATCGTCGGACGCTGGATCGGCGACCGGCGCGAATCGCTCGTGCTCGCGTCGAAGGTTCATTTCCCGACGGGCGATGGCCCGCTCGATCGCGGCAGCTCGCGGCGGCATATTCTGATCGAGGTCGAAAAAAGCCTGAAGCGTCTCCGGACGGACTGGTTGGACATTCTCTATCTTCATCATTGGGACGAACACACGGACATCGGGGAAACCCTGGGCGCTGTGGACACGCTGGTCCGCCAGGGCAAGGTCATGTATTGCGGCGTGTCGAATTTCTCCGCATGGCAGACGATGAAGGCCCTGGATTGTGCTGCGGCCCGCAACCTGATGCCGATCGTGTGCATGCAGCCCATGTACAACCTGATCAAGCGGCAGGCGGAAGTCGAATTGTTCCCGTTGGCGCTGGCCGAGCGCGTGGCCGTGTTTCCGTACAATCCGCTGGCGGCGGGCGTGTTGACGGGCAAGTACCTGCGGGGCGAATCGGGCCGTTTGCACGAAAGCGACATGTATCGCGAGCGGTATAAGGCGCCGGTCTATGCGGAAGTCGCCCAACGCTTCGTGGACTATGCGGCGGCGCATGGCTATTCGCCGGCCCCGCTGGCGTTGGCATGGGTCGCGGGCCATCCGGCCGTCACGGCGCCAATCCTCGGCGCGCGAAACATGGCGCAGTTTACGGATTGCCTGAAATTTCTCGACCTTGCCTTGACGCCCGAACAGCGCGCGGAAATCTCGGCCTTGTCCATCGAGCCGCCCTTGGCGACGGATCGCTGATTACTCTTCCGCGATGAATCCGTGGTAAAGGCCCATGTAATAGGGCAGCAGGAACACGCCGCCGTGGGCCAGTTCGCGTCCGTCGCCGGGATAGTCGAGTTGCCACGGATCGGTGTTCCAGTAATTGAAGTGGCGTTCGTCCACCGGCAGGACAAATCCATTGCGACGAAAGCCTTTTCCGCGGGCCTCGCGCCCTTCGCGCACATGGGCGGGCAACGGTACGAGGTCCTTGCGGTGGCTGTTTTCATGCGCCCAGTTGCATCGGTCGAGCGGAAAACGCACCAGGGTTTCGACCGACTGCTCAAGCCATTCGCCGTCCGGCGACAGATCCACGGTCTGATACTGGTCGCTGAAACTCGCGCCCGATCCCATGGCGGCATAGGCAAAATTGAAGAAGGGATTGAGTTCGGGTTTTTCAACGTCCCAATACTGCTTGAACGAATAGCGGGCCATCTCGGTGACCTTGGGATCGTGCGAGTAGAGGATCAGGTTGTAGAAGTTCATGAAGGCCATTTCATCGTCGGACTGGTTTCCGCCGCCGACGACCAGGGGAATCTTGGGCGTCATGAGGTTCATTGCGTAACCGTGATCGCGCACGAGCATGTCGAACGCGTCGCGGTATTTCGTGTCGCCGCAGATGTGATGCGCGGTGGCCAGATACGACAGGATGCTGAGCGAGTTGAGTCCGCGCTCGATCATCCACAGGGGGTTCCGGTTGAGCTGGCTTGGACTGAACACGGCCCAGCGGGTGCGCTGGCCGTCCCAGTCCACCAGGTTGAAATCGTGCTCGACCAAGTGATCGGTCAGCGCGCCGACGACCTCGCGCACGCGCTGTTTTTCCTCGTCGGTGTCGGCAACGAGGTCGTAATAGCGCCCGTGAAAAAAGTAGTGTCCGTCGAGTTCGTCCGAACTCGTGTCGCATTTCCAATACCATTTGCGGTCGGCGCTGAGCGGCCAGCGCGGGGTGATGATTTTCCACAGGGCGTCGGATGAATTGCGAATACGCTCGTCGCGTTCGCGGGTATATTCGGTTTCGTTGGGGTTCGGCCCGTCCGCCGGCAGGACGCAGCGCGCGACGAAACCCTTAAGGGCGGGCGGATCGCCGCCCTGCGTGACGGTTTGCAGAAAGCGCAAGGCCTCGAACGCCTTTTGGGCGCGTTTTTTGGCGAGCGGATCTTTCGTTGCGGCATACGCGAAACATTCGCCCGCGCCGTACATGCTCGTCCACAGGCCGTCGTTGTCGGTGTCGTGCAGTTTCGATTCGGACTTGTCGCCCGGTCGTTTGAGGCGCGCCTCGAGCACGTATTCGTATTCGGTGCGTCGGTGGTATTTGTCTATTTCGTCCTCGTAGAACGCGGCTTTTTCGCGGAGGGTCATGGGTTTGCGCTGGATGCGGCCGACGCCGTTGCGCGTGGCGAACCATGCGCCGCCGTCCGGATCGGGGCATATTCCGTACACGTGATCGGCGGGCAGCCACCGCCGGCCTTGCCGGTATTCCCACGATTTCCCGTCGAAACGGATGGCGCCTTTCGTCGTCGCGAACCACACGCTCCGCTCGCCGGTTTGCGCCGAGGCCACGAAGGTAAAATCGTTGTACGGCAAGCCGTCCTCCGGCGTGTACAGGTTCCATTGTCCCTCGCGGGAGAGGCACCCAACCCCGTGCGGACTCGCGAACCAGAGCCCGCCCGCGCTGTCCCACGCGATGCCGCGCACGTCCACCGCCGTCCAACTCCGCGCGCCTTCTTGTGGAAACAGGCGCCTCCATGAACCCATCTCCCGCAAAAACAGTCCGCTCGACGCCGCCACGGCGACACCCTCGCCGGCGTCGGCGTTTTTGCGCGCCTTCACGGCGGCAATGCGGGTTCCCTCGCGTAGCAGCGCGTTCAGTTCTTCAACGGGCGAGAACGAGTCGCCGGACCACACGCACAGTCCCTGTTCCGTTCCGAGCCACACATGATGTTCCGAAGGTTCGATGCACGTGATCTTTGCGTCCGGCGGAAGCGGCATCTGCCGCGTTTCCCCATCCGGGCCAAGGCAATGAACGGCATCGCGATCAACCGCGAACACGTGATTTCCGTGCACGGCGATGTGCGTAATGCCCGTTTCGGGAAGCCCCTCGACTTTTCGCCAGCGCGCACCGTCGAACGACGCCACGCCCCCGGCGGTCAGCGCATGGCGGACGGGGGATGCGCCCCCGCCCGGTTCCGTTGCGTCGAACCCCGCCACGGCGTGAATTTTTTCGTCTGGAAGCCCGCTTGTTTCATCGTAAAAGACCGCGATTTCCTGCGCGAAACTTTTGATGCGCAAAGGCGGTTTCGACGCCTTGGCCGTTTCCTCGGCGAGACCCGGCCACGCCGTCCCCGCCAATGCACACGCCGCCAACGCCGTTGCCACCGTTTGTCGCATGACGAACCTCCAATACATGATATGCGCACTCCAAAATCGGATTGTAAGAGACGCCGGCCGGAAAGCACAAGACCCTGAAGAGGCGCTCAGGAGGCGATCCTGGCGCGCCGGAACGTCAAAGGCCCAGCGCCGCACGCGCCATGGAGGCGAGAAAGGCCGCCAGCGGAGCGGACGCGGAATCCGATGCGCCGTCCTGTTTTTCAGGTTGTCGGATGGCTTTCACATAACCGCGTCCGTGGATCGCGAACGACGAGAGCGCTTCCGCCTGCAATTGTTCGAGCCGGGTTACCGCGTCCGCGCCATGGGCGGATTCGATCAGTTCCACAATCTGATACCGGACGGGCAGATTGCCGAGTTCGATGAGCGGATCGTTCACGAAATGCGCGGGCATGTATTGGACAATGGCCTTGTCCATTTTGAGGTTCATGTCGTGCGAGGCCTTGGCTATCCGCGCGCGGGGAACCGAATCGGCATAGGCCGGGACGGTTCTCGGCTGCAACAGCGCGGCGAGCATGGGCTGCTGCGTGTCGTTCCGCCGCAGGGCGTCTTCCATGACGATCCCCTCGAAGGTCTCCAGCGCCACGTGGCGGTTCGAGGAGAGTTGGACGGCATGGTCCTTGGGCGTGGACCATCCGAGCATGTCCAGCAAATTGATGAACAGCATCCGCAATGTGCTATATCCCGGCAGCGCCGTCGTGTGATACGGCATGGATAAATCGCCTAGGTAATGGAGGCCCCATCCCATGAACCGCCAGCCCCAATAGTCATGGCCGCGATCGAAAGCGAATTTTGACAGCGACTTGAACAGGTGGATTCGGTATTCCGGATAGGATTCTTTCAAAAAAGAAGCGAACAGGAACACAAGGGGCGATTCATGATAGAACCCCATGTGAAAGGGGGCCTGTGAACCGTAATCAAGCCCCGGATTGCCGAACGGCTGCACGCCGAACCCGTAATAGAGGCCGAATTCCGTGCCGTTGTCTTCAAAAAGCCCGATGTCCATGCCATAGTCCGGTTCGTTGCTCGCCGTTGCGACAACGTCCGCCGCGCCGGCCGGTTCGCCCGGATCCAGGGCGACGAAATCGAAAATGGACAAGTTCGAGGTGTCCCGAAGAATGGAAACCTCGCCCGGATCGAGCCGGCGTTTGGAGGCGGTCGAAACGCCCGCCAGCGGACTCAGGTAGAGCGGCGTGCGGATGTTGGGGTTCACGCGGATGGCCTTGAAAAAGCGATCGCGAATGTCGCCGGCATTTCCCGTGGCCGCAAACGCCAGCGCATCCGGACGCGGCTTGTAGGAGGCCAGGTTTGTTCGCGCCCATGTTTCCTCCGCCTCCAACAGTCCGGCCAGATCCGCTTCCACATCCATCAGAAAAGTTTCCAGGGGTGTGGCCGGCGCGGGGGCGGCTTCCGTAACCTCGGACAGGGTTGACAGGATGGGTTTGGTCAACAGGGGGTGATGCTCCCACGCCGTGGCGGCCCACGGCGCGAACAGGATCGTGAATTGAACCCACAACAAACATTGGATGCTTCGATTTCGCATGGCGCTTCGTTCCTTCTCTTGGTCCTTTCCTTGACGGTTGAATGCCGAACCACGGGAATCCCGTAAAAAACGGAACGGGAATCCCCATACAAATC from Candidatus Hydrogenedentota bacterium harbors:
- a CDS encoding two-component regulator propeller domain-containing protein; translation: MRQTVATALAACALAGTAWPGLAEETAKASKPPLRIKSFAQEIAVFYDETSGLPDEKIHAVAGFDATEPGGGASPVRHALTAGGVASFDGARWRKVEGLPETGITHIAVHGNHVFAVDRDAVHCLGPDGETRQMPLPPDAKITCIEPSEHHVWLGTEQGLCVWSGDSFSPVEELNALLREGTRIAAVKARKNADAGEGVAVAASSGLFLREMGSWRRLFPQEGARSWTAVDVRGIAWDSAGGLWFASPHGVGCLSREGQWNLYTPEDGLPYNDFTFVASAQTGERSVWFATTKGAIRFDGKSWEYRQGRRWLPADHVYGICPDPDGGAWFATRNGVGRIQRKPMTLREKAAFYEDEIDKYHRRTEYEYVLEARLKRPGDKSESKLHDTDNDGLWTSMYGAGECFAYAATKDPLAKKRAQKAFEALRFLQTVTQGGDPPALKGFVARCVLPADGPNPNETEYTRERDERIRNSSDALWKIITPRWPLSADRKWYWKCDTSSDELDGHYFFHGRYYDLVADTDEEKQRVREVVGALTDHLVEHDFNLVDWDGQRTRWAVFSPSQLNRNPLWMIERGLNSLSILSYLATAHHICGDTKYRDAFDMLVRDHGYAMNLMTPKIPLVVGGGNQSDDEMAFMNFYNLILYSHDPKVTEMARYSFKQYWDVEKPELNPFFNFAYAAMGSGASFSDQYQTVDLSPDGEWLEQSVETLVRFPLDRCNWAHENSHRKDLVPLPAHVREGREARGKGFRRNGFVLPVDERHFNYWNTDPWQLDYPGDGRELAHGGVFLLPYYMGLYHGFIAEE
- a CDS encoding aldo/keto reductase, which translates into the protein MEYVFMARTGLRVSRVCLGTMTFGKEADEEVSRAIMDHAWDLGVNFFDTANIYNKGLTEEIVGRWIGDRRESLVLASKVHFPTGDGPLDRGSSRRHILIEVEKSLKRLRTDWLDILYLHHWDEHTDIGETLGAVDTLVRQGKVMYCGVSNFSAWQTMKALDCAAARNLMPIVCMQPMYNLIKRQAEVELFPLALAERVAVFPYNPLAAGVLTGKYLRGESGRLHESDMYRERYKAPVYAEVAQRFVDYAAAHGYSPAPLALAWVAGHPAVTAPILGARNMAQFTDCLKFLDLALTPEQRAEISALSIEPPLATDR